The Anabas testudineus chromosome 11, fAnaTes1.2, whole genome shotgun sequence genome has a segment encoding these proteins:
- the LOC113153930 gene encoding CD209 antigen-like protein C yields MPEADVLYADVTFTRTCGNTKETVLSSDETTYSEVKILKTQPPVEQQGSQQEELITRSKVTERVTLLILCVLLAAAVIGLGVVSFDNSQKKKHIEKLEVEFEALKKNHTEKHCETKPVTTAQPVCPKPTEVKMNDTCPKCEEGWELHGGKCYYFSTNKSTWDQSRDDCRHGGGDLVKIDSREEQSFLERRLKQKMNDDEDKFWIGLTDSKEEDKWLWVDDSPLNTSLTFWISREPDNWPGNNNKVPEGEDCARMGERGGADDLKCWFDRSCKDPHKSICEKSD; encoded by the exons ATGCCTGAAGCCGATGTTTTATATGCTGATGTTACATTCACAAGAACTTGTGGAAACACTAAAG AAACTGTTTTGTCATCGGATGAAACCACTTACTCTGAAGTCAAGATCCTTAAAACTCAGCCACCTGTGGAGCAGCAAG GTTCCCAACAAGAGGAGCTAATcacaaggtcaaaggtcacagagagAGTGACCCTGCTGATTCTCTGTgttctgctggctgctgctgtcattggTCTTGGTGTTGTCT cttttgataattcacaaaaaaagaaacacatcgAAAAACTGGAAGTTGAGTTTGAAGCACTGAAGAAAAATCACACAG agaaacactgtgaaaCTAAACCAGTAACCACGGCGCAGCCTGTATGTCCGAAACCCACTGAAGTAAAAATGA ATGACACATGTCCAAAGTGTGAAGAAGGCTGGGAGCTACATGGaggaaagtgttattatttctccaccaATAAATCAACCTGGGaccagagcagagatgattgtagacatggaggaggagatctggtgaagatagacagcagagaggagcag TCGTTCCTGGAGCGCAGACTGAAACAAAAGATGAACGATGACGAGGACAAGTTCTGGATCGGACTCACAGACTCgaaggaagaagacaaatggttgtgggtggacgactcaccactgaacacaag tttgactttttgGATCAGCAGAGAGCCGGACAACTGGccaggaaataataataaggtCCCTGAAGGAGAGGATTGTGCAAGGatgggggagagaggaggagctgatgaCCTGAAGTGTTGGTTTGATAGATCCTGTAAAGATCCTCACaaaagtatttgtgagaaatcagACTGA
- the LOC113153927 gene encoding C-type lectin domain family 4 member A-like isoform X2: protein MPEGDVLYSDVAFTRTSGNTKETVLSSDETTYSEVKILKTQPPVEQQGLQQEEPITRSKVTERATLLVLCVLLAAAVVGLGVVSFDNSQKKKHIQKLEVEFEALKKNHTQKLCETKPVTTAQPVCPKPTEVKIDDTCPKCEEGWELHGGKCYYFSTRESTWNQSRDYCRCRGGDLVKIDSREEQSFLELRLRTKMEDGDDKFWIGLTDSKEEGKWLWVDDSPLNTSLAFWGNTQPDNWTGNNGENLPEGEDCVLMGKKSGADDLKCWADVFCKSNYKSICEKSAETGRV from the exons ATGCCTGAAGGCGATGTTTTATACTCTGATGTCGCATTTACAAGAACTAGTGGAAACACTAAAG AAACTGTTTTGTCATCGGATGAAACCACTTACTCTGAAGTCAAGATCCTTAAAACTCAGCCACCTGTGGAGCAGCAAG GTTTACAACAAGAGGAGCCAATcacaaggtcaaaggtcacagagagAGCGACCCTGCTGGTACTCTGTgttctgctggctgctgctgtcgTTGGTCTTGGTGTTGTCT cttttgataattcacaaaaaaagaaacacatccAAAAATTGGAAGTTGAGTTTGAAGCACTGAAGAAAAATCACACAC agaaactctgtgaaactaAACCAGTAACCACAGCGCAGCCTGTATGTCCGAAACCCACTGAAGTAAAAATAG ATGACACATGTCCAAAGTGTGAAGAAGGCTGGGAGCTACATGGaggaaagtgttattatttctccaccagGGAATCAACCTGGAACCAGAGCAGAGATTATTGTAGATGTCGCGGAGGAGATCTGGTGAagatagacagcagagaggagcag TCGTTCCTGGAGCTCAGACTTAGAACAAAGATGGAGGATGGCGATGACAAGTTCTGGATCGGACTCACAGACTCAAAGGAAGAAGGCAAATGGTTGTGGGTGGATGACTCACCACTGAACACAAG tttgGCTTTTTGGGGCAACACCCAGCCGGACAACTGGACAGGAAATAATGGAGAAAACCTCCCTGAAGGAGAGGACTGTGTGCTGATGGGAAAGAAATCAGGAGCTGATGACCTGAAGTGTTGGGCTGATGTATTCTGCAAAAGCAATTACaaaagtatttgtgagaaatcagctgaaactggacgagtctaa
- the LOC113153927 gene encoding C-type lectin domain family 4 member A-like isoform X1 has protein sequence MPEGDVLYSDVAFTRTSGNTKETVLSSDETTYSEVKILKTQPPVEQQGLQQEEPITRSKVTERATLLVLCVLLAAAVVGLGVVCEFLRLNLHRLTSELLITTTGGLTFTEFFLFSAFDNSQKKKHIQKLEVEFEALKKNHTQKLCETKPVTTAQPVCPKPTEVKIDDTCPKCEEGWELHGGKCYYFSTRESTWNQSRDYCRCRGGDLVKIDSREEQSFLELRLRTKMEDGDDKFWIGLTDSKEEGKWLWVDDSPLNTSLAFWGNTQPDNWTGNNGENLPEGEDCVLMGKKSGADDLKCWADVFCKSNYKSICEKSAETGRV, from the exons ATGCCTGAAGGCGATGTTTTATACTCTGATGTCGCATTTACAAGAACTAGTGGAAACACTAAAG AAACTGTTTTGTCATCGGATGAAACCACTTACTCTGAAGTCAAGATCCTTAAAACTCAGCCACCTGTGGAGCAGCAAG GTTTACAACAAGAGGAGCCAATcacaaggtcaaaggtcacagagagAGCGACCCTGCTGGTACTCTGTgttctgctggctgctgctgtcgTTGGTCTTGGTGTTGTCTGTGAGTTTCTACGATTAAATCTACATAGATTGACTTCAGAACTGTTAATAACGACAACTGGAGGATTAACTTTCACTgagttctttctgttttcagcttttgataattcacaaaaaaagaaacacatccAAAAATTGGAAGTTGAGTTTGAAGCACTGAAGAAAAATCACACAC agaaactctgtgaaactaAACCAGTAACCACAGCGCAGCCTGTATGTCCGAAACCCACTGAAGTAAAAATAG ATGACACATGTCCAAAGTGTGAAGAAGGCTGGGAGCTACATGGaggaaagtgttattatttctccaccagGGAATCAACCTGGAACCAGAGCAGAGATTATTGTAGATGTCGCGGAGGAGATCTGGTGAagatagacagcagagaggagcag TCGTTCCTGGAGCTCAGACTTAGAACAAAGATGGAGGATGGCGATGACAAGTTCTGGATCGGACTCACAGACTCAAAGGAAGAAGGCAAATGGTTGTGGGTGGATGACTCACCACTGAACACAAG tttgGCTTTTTGGGGCAACACCCAGCCGGACAACTGGACAGGAAATAATGGAGAAAACCTCCCTGAAGGAGAGGACTGTGTGCTGATGGGAAAGAAATCAGGAGCTGATGACCTGAAGTGTTGGGCTGATGTATTCTGCAAAAGCAATTACaaaagtatttgtgagaaatcagctgaaactggacgagtctaa
- the LOC113153629 gene encoding hepatic lectin-like — protein sequence AAALIVIYRLSFENFNTKKTLKDENEALRKNLTVHTCPKCEEGWELHGGKCYYFSTNKSSWYQSRDDCRRGGGDLVKIDSREEQSFLVRRLREKLNDDHDRFWIGLTDSKEEGKWLWVDDSPLNTSFLFWKDNPKQPNNWPGINGEFLPEGEDCVLMEKKKGAAELKSWFDRSCKMSYKSICEKSAETGRVTCV from the exons gcagctgctcttattgttatttaccgtctct CTTTTGAAAATTTCAACACcaagaaaactctgaaggatgaaaatgaagctctgaggaAAAATCTCACAG TTCACACATGTCCAAAGTGTGAAGAAGGCTGGGAGCTACATGGaggaaagtgttattatttctccaccaATAAATCATCCTGGTaccagagcagagatgattgtagacgtggaggaggagatctggtgaagatagacagcagagaggagcag TCGTTCCTGGTGCGCAGACTGAGAGAAAAGTTGAACGATGATCATGACAGGTTCTGGATCGGACTCACAGACTCAAAGGAAGAAGGCAAATGGTTGTGGGTGGACGACTCACCACTGAACACAAG ttttttgttttggaaagaCAACCCAAAACAGCCGAACAACTGGCCAGGAATTAATGGAGAATTCCTCCCTGAAGGAGAGGACTGTGTgctgatggaaaagaaaaaaggagctgctgaactgAAGAGTTGGTTTGATAgatcctgcaaaatgtcttacaaaagtatttgtgagaaatcagctgaaactggacGAGTCACATGtgtctga
- the LOC117152935 gene encoding LOW QUALITY PROTEIN: C-type lectin domain family 4 member E-like (The sequence of the model RefSeq protein was modified relative to this genomic sequence to represent the inferred CDS: inserted 1 base in 1 codon), with protein MGPHDVVHLQSAVRVVVQDEGVQVVDTCPKCEEGWELHGGKCYYFSTTXSTWNQSRDDCRRGGGDLVKIDSREEQSFLELTLRQKMDSDYDKFWIGLTDSKEEGKWLWVDDSPLNTSLTFWIRGEPDNWNGRNGEVPEGEDCAAMGKKSGAADLKCWFDIFCKKNYKSICEKSAETGRVTCV; from the exons ATGGGACCACATGACGTTGTTCACTTGCAGAGCGCAGTCAGGGTTGTAGTCCAGGATGAAGGAGTTCAGGTag TTGATACATGTCCAAAGTGTGAAGAAGGCTGGGAGCTACATGGaggaaagtgttattatttctccacca AATCAACCTGGAaccagagcagagatgattgtagacgtggaggaggagatctggtgaagatagacagcagagaggagcag TCGTTCCTGGAGCTCACACTGAGACAAAAGATGGACAGTGATTATGACAAGTTCTGGATCGGACTCACAGACTCAAAGGAAGAAGGCAAATGGTTGTGGGTGGACGACTCACCACTGAACACAAG tttgactttttgGATCAGAGGAGAGCCGGACAACTGGAACGGAAGGAATGGAGAAGTCCCTGAAGGAGAGGACTGTGCAGCGATGGGAAAGAAATCAGGAGCTGCTGACCTCAAGTGTTGGTTTGATATATTCtgcaaaaaaaattacaaaagtatttgtgagaaatcagctgaaactggacGAGTCACATGTGTCtaa